In Carya illinoinensis cultivar Pawnee chromosome 7, C.illinoinensisPawnee_v1, whole genome shotgun sequence, the following are encoded in one genomic region:
- the LOC122317129 gene encoding PHAF1 protein At3g51130 isoform X1, whose product MLQRPGRRCEGTAMGAIVLDLRPGFGIGPFTLGMPICEAFAQIEQQPTIYDVVHVKYFDEEPLKLDIVISFPDHGFHLRFDPWSQRLRLIEIFDVKRLQMRYATSLIGGPSTLATFVAVYALFGPTFPGIYDKERGVYTLFYPGLSFAFPIPSQYTDCCHDREAELPLEFPDGTTPVTCRVSIYDGSTEKKVGVGSLMDKASAPSLPVGSLYMEEVHVKLGEELYFTVGGQHIPFGASPQDVWTELGRPCGIHQKQVDQMVIHSASDPRPRTTLCGDYFYNYFTRGLDILFDGQTHKIKKFVLHTNYPGHADFNSYIKCNFVIFGSDLEGSFDEVNSGGHRITPSTKWEQVKEILGDCGRAAIQTQGSTSNPFGSTLVYGYQNVAFEQVMKNGYIATVTLFQS is encoded by the exons atGTTGCAGAGACCAGGACGACGGTGCGAGGGCACGGCCATGGGTGCCATCGTTCTCGATCTTCGACCCGGTTTCGGTATCGGACCCTTCACTCTCG GAATGCCGATATGCGAAGCATTTGCTCAGATAGAACAGCAGCCTACGATTTACGATGTTGTCCATGTGAAGTACTTTGATGAG GAGCCGTTGAAATTGGATATTGTTATCAGCTTTCCAGATCATGGTTTTCATCTTCGTTTTGATCCGTGGTCCCAG AGACTACGACTTATTGAGATTTTTGATGTAAAACGGCTTCAAATGCGCTATGCAACTTCTTTGATTGG gggACCATCCACGCTAGCTACTTTTGTAGCGGTATATGCACTTTTTGGGCCAACCTTTCCTGGAATTTACGATAAAGAAAGAGGTGTTTACACTCTATTTTACCCA GGCCTGTCCTTTGCTTTTCCAATTCCTAGCCAGTATACAGATTGCTGCCATGATAGGGAAG CGGAATTGCCATTAGAGTTTCCAGATGGTACTACACCAGTTACATGTCGTGTCTCCATATATGATGGTTCTACTGAGAAAAAAGTTGGCGTAGGATCCTTAATGGACAAGGCTTCTGCTCCTTCATTACCTGTTGGCAGCCTTTACATGGAGGAGGTGCATGTTAAG CTTGGAGAAGAATTATACTTCACCGTTGGTGGCCAGCATATTCCTTTTGGTGCATCTCCACAA GATGTCTGGACTGAATTAGGTCGTCCTTGTGGAATTCATCAAAAGCAG GTTGACCAAATGGTTATTCACTCTGCATCAGACCCTCGTCCCCGGACTACACTTTGTGGTGATTATTTCTACAACTATTTTACCCGTGGTCTGGACATCTTATTCGATGGACAG ACTCATAAGATCAAGAAGTTTGTTTTGCATACAAACTATCCTGGTCATGCAGATTTCAATTCATATATAAAGTGCAATTTTGTTATCTTTGGTTCAGACC TTGAGGGGTCTTTTGATGAAGTAAATAGTGGTGGACACAGGATTACACCAAGCACCAAGTGGGAGCAAGTGAAG GAAATCCTTGGCGACTGTGGGCGAGCCGCCATCCAAACACAAGGCTCTACCAGCAATCCTTTCGGATCTACATTGGTATATGGTTATCAAAATGTTGCCTTTGAG CAGGTGATGAAGAATGGCTATATTGCGACTGTAACTCTTTTCCagtcataa
- the LOC122314846 gene encoding uncharacterized protein LOC122314846 isoform X2, producing MDGSENEGGDELQEQNRVKGSNLKGKSCKGYLYYHSALKSKARNPRCIGISRTLQESGDQYLDIGGQTDIEASKDGRSLTDFSYACVGYSVYLDRIGQGLATDKQEAKTELPICVGLEVLVDRRVSEDEPASASAHIHNREDVSRELPQPRRHKAPISVGDDFLSRFTRNANLVASGVARNIRRVGNSIKETVDDIVYPYRKPPK from the exons atgGATGGGAGTGAAAACGAGGGAGGAGACGAGCTCCAGGAGCAAAACCGAGTGAAAGGTTCGAATTTAAAGGGGAAGTCCTGCAAGGGCTATCTTTACTACCACTCTGCACTCAAATCCAAAGCTCGCAACCCTCGCTGCATCGGCATCTCTCGCACCCTCCAAG AGTCTGGTGATCAGTATCTGGATATCGGTGGACAAACGGACATAGAAGCTTCTAAAGACGGCAGAAGTCTCACTGATTTCAGTTATGCTTGTGTTGGTTACTCCGTCTATTTGGATAGAATTGGACAAGGCCTGgcaactgataagcaagaggcAAAGACAGAATTGCCAATATGTGTCGGCCTTGAG GTTTTAGTGGATAGAAGAGTTTCTGAAGATGAGCCTGCTTCTGCTTCTGCTCATATTCATAATAGAGaag ATGTCAGCCGTGAATTACCTCAGCCTCGACGACACAAAGCACCAATTTCCGTTGGGGATGATTTCCTTAGCAG GTTTACAAGGAATGCAAATTTGGTTGCTTCGGGGGTGGCTAGGAACATTCGAAGAGTGGGAAACTCCATAAAGGAGACTGTTGACGACATTGTGTACCCCTACCGAAAGCCACCGAAGTAA
- the LOC122316865 gene encoding transmembrane and coiled-coil domain-containing protein 4 — translation MATTSFLTPTQRYAAGALFGLALHQAQIHRTHPLGFSTSDEHSDFERTSSGSSSDSVSEDPELWVHQNSGLLRPVFTFLEINPIAWSGLEETAGSSPAKHHIGAFLRLLSEESGETSERADQEFALSKAVDVTVLSMEKDSESSKSKRQKHREYEHECRERYSTGEVQSDFEAADVHLVQETDGTMFDAKDAHHGLMSKVDAKPIEEVTMIGYPRKVTVLYVLLSACLADAREDNNKCSRRRKGYDARHRVALRLLATWLDIKWIKMEVIEIMVASSAMALAKEKESGGGGEKQSSEKKWAKWKRGGIIGAAAVTGGALMAITGGLAAPAIAAGLGALAPTLGTLIPVIGASGFAAAASAAGTVAGSVAVAASFGAAGAGLTGSKMARRVGSVDEFEFKAIGENHLQGRLAVGILVSGFVFDEEDFVRPWEGLNDNLERYALQWESKNLIAVSTAIQDWLTSRLALELMKQGAMMTVLSTLLTALAWPAVLLAATDFIDSKWTIAVDRSDKAGKLLAEVLLSGLQGNRPVTLIGYSLGARAIFKCLQCLAETEHDAELIERVVLLGAPISIQDENWEAVRKMVAGRFVNAYSKNDWMLGVAFRASLLTQGLAGIQPINVPGIENVDITDLIEGHSSYLWATQLVLDQLELDTYYPVFGTILCKQ, via the exons ATGGCTACGACATCGTTTTTGACGCCGACGCAGAGGTACGCGGCGGGGGCTTTGTTCGGACTCGCTCTTCACCAGGCCCAGATCCATCGGACTCACCCTCTGGGTTTTTCGACGTCCGACGAGCATTCAGATTTTGAGCGAACCAGTAGTGGTAGCAGTAGCGACTCCGTCTCCGAGGACCCCGAGCTTTGGGTCCACCAAAACTCCGGCCTACTCCGACCCGTATTCAC GTTTTTGGAGATTAATCCTATTGCCTGGTCTGGACTAGAGGAAACTGCTGGGTCTTCTCCAGCTAAGCATCATATTGGAGCG TTCTTGAGGTTACTCTCAGAAGAAAGTGGTGAAACTTCTGAAAGGGCAGACCAAGAATTTGCTTTGTCTAAAGCTGTTGACGTTACTGTACTTAGTATGGAAAAAGATTCCGAATCTTCCAAGTCTAAGAGGCAAAAGCACCGTGAATATGAACATGAATGTCGTGAGAGATATTCCACTGGTGAAGTGCAATCAGACTTTGAAGCCGCTGATGTGCACTTGGTGCAGGAGACGGATGGTACTATGTTTGATGCTAAAGATGCACATCATGGATTAATGAGTAAAGTGGATGCGAAACCAATTGAAGAGGTAACAATGATCGGTTATCCAAGGAAGGTGACAGTTCTCTATGTGCTTCTTTCAGCTTGTCTGGCAGATGCACGTGAAGACAACAATAAATGTAGCCGACGAAGAAAGGGCTATGATGCTCGACATCGTGTAGCTTTGCGTTTGCTGGCAACTTGGCTTGATATCAAGTGGATAAAAATG GAAGTTATTGAGATTATGGTTGCTTCCTCTGCAATGGCTTTGGCAAAAGAGAAAGAATCAGGGGGAGGAGGAGAAAAACAATCTTCAGAAAAGAAATGGGCTAAATGGAAGCGTGGTGGTATCATTGGTGCAGCTGCAGTAACTGGAGGAGCCTTGATGGCAATAACTGGTG GATTGGCTGCCCCAGCTATTGCTGCAGGACTTGGTGCTCTAGCCCCAACATTAGGCACTCTCATCCCTGTGATCGGAGCTAGTGGGTTTGCTGCAGCTGCAAGTGCGGCAGGAACTGTTGCTGGTTCAGTTGCAGTTGCTGCATCATTTGGAG CTGCTGGAGCTGGACTTACGGGGAGCAAAATGGCTAGAAGAGTTGGAAGTGTTGATGAATTTGAATTCAAAGCTATAGGAGAAAACCATCTTCAAGGA AGGCTGGCAGTTGGGATCTTGGTCTCCGGATTTGTTTTCGACGAGGAAGATTTTGTAAGGCCTTGGGAAGGGCTAAATGATAACTTGGAGAG GTATGCGCTGCAGTGGGAGTCTAAGAATCTAATTGCAGTGAGCACTGCTATTCAGGATTGGCTTACTTCAA GACTTGCCCTGGAGTTGATGAAGCAAGGTGCAATGATGACTGTTTTAAGCACTCTTTTAACAGCGTTGGCTTGGCCGGCAGTGTTACTTGCAGCTACTGACTTTATCGATAGCAAATGGACCATTGCTGTGGACAG ATCGGACAAAGCTGGGAAGCTGCTTGCTGAAGTATTATTAAGTGGATTGCAAGGCAACAG GCCAGTGACACTTATAGGTTACTCACTCGGTGCACGGGCGATTTTCAAGTGTCTCCAGTGTTTAGCTGAGACTGAACATGATG CTGAACTTATAGAAAGGGTTGTGCTTCTTGGAGCACCCATATCAATTCAAGATGAGAACTGGGAAGCTGTTAGAAAG ATGGTGGCTGGAAGATTTGTGAATGCATACTCCAAAAATGATTGGATGCTTGGAGTTGCTTTCCGTGCTAG TCTACTTACTCAAGGATTAGCTGGAATTCAACCCATCAATGTTCCTGGGATTGAGAAT GTTGACATAACAGATCTCATCGAAGGTCACTCTTCCTATTTATGGGCTACACAGCTGGTCCTTGACCAGCTTGAACTGGATACATATTATCCTGTTTTTGGGACCATTCTTTGCAAACAATAG
- the LOC122314846 gene encoding uncharacterized protein LOC122314846 isoform X1 — translation MDGSENEGGDELQEQNRVKGSNLKGKSCKGYLYYHSALKSKARNPRCIGISRTLQESGDQYLDIGGQTDIEASKDGRSLTDFSYACVGYSVYLDRIGQGLATDKQEAKTELPICVGLEVVLVDRRVSEDEPASASAHIHNREDVSRELPQPRRHKAPISVGDDFLSRFTRNANLVASGVARNIRRVGNSIKETVDDIVYPYRKPPK, via the exons atgGATGGGAGTGAAAACGAGGGAGGAGACGAGCTCCAGGAGCAAAACCGAGTGAAAGGTTCGAATTTAAAGGGGAAGTCCTGCAAGGGCTATCTTTACTACCACTCTGCACTCAAATCCAAAGCTCGCAACCCTCGCTGCATCGGCATCTCTCGCACCCTCCAAG AGTCTGGTGATCAGTATCTGGATATCGGTGGACAAACGGACATAGAAGCTTCTAAAGACGGCAGAAGTCTCACTGATTTCAGTTATGCTTGTGTTGGTTACTCCGTCTATTTGGATAGAATTGGACAAGGCCTGgcaactgataagcaagaggcAAAGACAGAATTGCCAATATGTGTCGGCCTTGAGGTG GTTTTAGTGGATAGAAGAGTTTCTGAAGATGAGCCTGCTTCTGCTTCTGCTCATATTCATAATAGAGaag ATGTCAGCCGTGAATTACCTCAGCCTCGACGACACAAAGCACCAATTTCCGTTGGGGATGATTTCCTTAGCAG GTTTACAAGGAATGCAAATTTGGTTGCTTCGGGGGTGGCTAGGAACATTCGAAGAGTGGGAAACTCCATAAAGGAGACTGTTGACGACATTGTGTACCCCTACCGAAAGCCACCGAAGTAA
- the LOC122317129 gene encoding PHAF1 protein At3g51130 isoform X2 — MLQRPGRRCEGTAMGAIVLDLRPGFGIGPFTLGMPICEAFAQIEQQPTIYDVVHVKYFDEEPLKLDIVISFPDHGFHLRFDPWSQRLRLIEIFDVKRLQMRYATSLIGGPSTLATFVAVYALFGPTFPGIYDKERGVYTLFYPGLSFAFPIPSQYTDCCHDREAELPLEFPDGTTPVTCRVSIYDGSTEKKVGVGSLMDKASAPSLPVGSLYMEEVHVKLGEELYFTVGGQHIPFGASPQDVWTELGRPCGIHQKQVDQMVIHSASDPRPRTTLCGDYFYNYFTRGLDILFDGQTHKIKKFVLHTNYPGHADFNSYIKCNFVIFGSDLEGSFDEVNSGGHRITPSTKWEQVKEILGDCGRAAIQTQGSTSNPFGSTLVYGYQNVAFEVMKNGYIATVTLFQS; from the exons atGTTGCAGAGACCAGGACGACGGTGCGAGGGCACGGCCATGGGTGCCATCGTTCTCGATCTTCGACCCGGTTTCGGTATCGGACCCTTCACTCTCG GAATGCCGATATGCGAAGCATTTGCTCAGATAGAACAGCAGCCTACGATTTACGATGTTGTCCATGTGAAGTACTTTGATGAG GAGCCGTTGAAATTGGATATTGTTATCAGCTTTCCAGATCATGGTTTTCATCTTCGTTTTGATCCGTGGTCCCAG AGACTACGACTTATTGAGATTTTTGATGTAAAACGGCTTCAAATGCGCTATGCAACTTCTTTGATTGG gggACCATCCACGCTAGCTACTTTTGTAGCGGTATATGCACTTTTTGGGCCAACCTTTCCTGGAATTTACGATAAAGAAAGAGGTGTTTACACTCTATTTTACCCA GGCCTGTCCTTTGCTTTTCCAATTCCTAGCCAGTATACAGATTGCTGCCATGATAGGGAAG CGGAATTGCCATTAGAGTTTCCAGATGGTACTACACCAGTTACATGTCGTGTCTCCATATATGATGGTTCTACTGAGAAAAAAGTTGGCGTAGGATCCTTAATGGACAAGGCTTCTGCTCCTTCATTACCTGTTGGCAGCCTTTACATGGAGGAGGTGCATGTTAAG CTTGGAGAAGAATTATACTTCACCGTTGGTGGCCAGCATATTCCTTTTGGTGCATCTCCACAA GATGTCTGGACTGAATTAGGTCGTCCTTGTGGAATTCATCAAAAGCAG GTTGACCAAATGGTTATTCACTCTGCATCAGACCCTCGTCCCCGGACTACACTTTGTGGTGATTATTTCTACAACTATTTTACCCGTGGTCTGGACATCTTATTCGATGGACAG ACTCATAAGATCAAGAAGTTTGTTTTGCATACAAACTATCCTGGTCATGCAGATTTCAATTCATATATAAAGTGCAATTTTGTTATCTTTGGTTCAGACC TTGAGGGGTCTTTTGATGAAGTAAATAGTGGTGGACACAGGATTACACCAAGCACCAAGTGGGAGCAAGTGAAG GAAATCCTTGGCGACTGTGGGCGAGCCGCCATCCAAACACAAGGCTCTACCAGCAATCCTTTCGGATCTACATTGGTATATGGTTATCAAAATGTTGCCTTTGAG GTGATGAAGAATGGCTATATTGCGACTGTAACTCTTTTCCagtcataa